From Saccharomyces kudriavzevii IFO 1802 strain IFO1802 genome assembly, chromosome: 13, a single genomic window includes:
- the TIF11 gene encoding translation initiation complex factor eIF1A (similar to Saccharomyces cerevisiae TIF11 (YMR260C); ancestral locus Anc_8.812): MGKKNTKGGKKGRRGKNDSDGPKRELYYKEEGQEYAQITKMLGNGRVEASCFDGNKRMAHIRGKLRKKVWMGQGDIILVSLRDFQDDQCDVVHKYNLDEARTLKSQGELPENAKINETDNFGFESDEDVNFEFGNADEDDEEGEDEELDIDDI, from the coding sequence ATGGGTAAGAAAAACACTAAAGGTGGTAAAAAAGGTAGAAGAGGTAAGAATGACTCCGATGGTCCAAAGCGTGAGCTTTAttacaaagaagaaggccAGGAATATGCTCAAATTACCAAGATGTTGGGTAACGGAAGAGTCGAAGCCAGTTGTTTCGACGGCAACAAGAGAATGGCCCATATCAGAGGTAAGTTAAGAAAGAAGGTCTGGATGGGACAAGGTGATATTATTCTTGTCTCTTTGAGAGATTTCCAAGATGACCAATGTGACGTGGTCCACAAATACAATCTAGACGAAGCTAGAACACTGAAGAGCCAAGGTGAACTTCCTGAGAACGCCAAGATTAATGAAACTGATAACTTTGGTTTCGAATCTGATGAGGACGTcaactttgaatttggtaatgctgatgaagacgacgaggaaggtgaagatgaagaactTGATATTGATGACATTTAA
- the TPS3 gene encoding trehalose 6-phosphate synthase/phosphatase complex subunit (similar to Saccharomyces cerevisiae TSL1 (YML100W) and TPS3 (YMR261C); ancestral locus Anc_8.813), protein MTIIVASLFLPYTPQFEADVTNSDTAKLVESSMIKMDCNNQELGNNKQERSSSVTSANSHYIGLPQEPQINGEPLPRTTVGSPVTAVNYRNEMEMLSSEQFLEELTANATHAANSGIPQSNKPASSTSTAQRPSVEEFFSAPSARVCSPAQEASASSISAGHATSSHHNDLSSNLMKSPNLLFDSHPSRARSSSKSAVITPVSKSVPDVDPAVVDVAKVREEFQQQASLPSMKRVSGSAAADSSSGSAGSNLRYSEKFHDNFIEDTDSEDDIDSDLETDATKKYNVPKFGGYSNNAKLRASLMRNSYELFKHLPWTIVDSDKGNGSLKNAVNIAVAEKTVKEPVSWIGTMGIPTDEIPHEVCHEISKKLEKDFNSYSVVTDDITFKGAYKNYAKQILWPTLHYQIPDNPNSKAFEDHSWDYYQKVNQKFADRIVSVYRPGDTIWIHDYHLMLVPQMVREKLPKAKIGFFLHVSFPSSEVFRCLANRERILEGIIGANFVGFQTKEYKRHFLQTCNRLLAADVSNDEVKYHCKIVSVMYAPIGIDYYHLTSQLRNNSVLEWRQLIKERWHNKKLIVCRDQFDRIRGLQKKMLAYERFLVENPEYIEKVVLIQICIGKSSDPEYERQIMVVVDRINSLSSNISISQPVVFLHQGLDFAQYLALNCEADAFLVDALREGMNLTCHEFIISSFEKNAPLLLSEFTGSSSVLKEGAILINPWDINLVAQSIKKSLEMSPEEKRRRWKKLFKSVIEHDSDNWIAKCFEYVNNAWESNQETSTVFNLASEKFCADYKASKKHLFIFKISEPPTSRMLSLLSELSSNNIVYVLSSFTKNTFEGLYNGVLNIGLIAENGAYVRVNGSWYNIVEELDWMKEVAKIFDEKVERLPGSYYKIADSMIRFHTENAEDQDRVPTVIGEAITHINTLFDDKDIHAYVHKDIVFVQQTGLALAAVEFLMKFYNSGVNTTDNSRISLSRTSSSMYVGNNKKHFQNRVDFVCISGSTSPIIEPLFKLVKQEVEKNNLKFGYTILYGSSRSTYAKEHINGVNELFTILHGLTAA, encoded by the coding sequence ATGACTATTATCGTTGCTTCTCTATTCTTACCATACACGCCTCAGTTCGAGGCCGATGTAACGAATTCGGACACTGCCAAGCTGGTCGAATCAAGTATGATCAAAATGGACTGCAATAACCAGGAATTGGGCAATAACAAGCAAGAGAGAAGTAGTTCTGTGACTTCGGCCAATTCTCATTATATCGGTTTGCCACAAGAGCCTCAGATTAACGGTGAACCTTTGCCTAGAACCACTGTAGGCTCGCCAGTCACAGCAGTTAACTACCGTAATGAAATGGAAATGCTCTCTTCCGAGCAATTCTTGGAGGAGTTGACTGCTAATGCCACTCATGCGGCTAACTCCGGTATTCCGCAATCCAATAAGCCTGCGTCGTCCACTTCCACTGCTCAAAGGCCTTCAGTGGAAGAGTTTTTCTCAGCTCCCTCTGCTAGAGTCTGCTCCCCCGCTCAAGAGGCTTCTGCTTCCTCTATTTCCGCCGGTCATGCGACGTCATCTCACCATAACGACTTGAGCTCTAACCTCATGAAAAGTCCTAATTTGTTGTTCGACTCCCATCCATCTAGGGCTAGAAGCTCATCCAAGAGTGCCGTGATTACTCCGGTTTCCAAGAGCGTTCCAGATGTCGATCCCGCCGTCGTAGATGTCGCGAAAGTAAGAGAAGAATTTCAACAACAAGCTTCCTTGCCCTCCATGAAAAGAGTTTCTGGAAGCGCTGCCGCTGATTCATCCAGTGGTTCTGCAGGTTCTAACTTGAGGTATTCTGAGAAATTCCACGAcaactttattgaagataCTGACAGTGAGGATGACATTGATTCTGATTTGGAGACGGATGCTACCAAGAAATACAACGTTCCTAAATTCGGTGGCTATTCCAATAACGCGAAGTTGAGAGCATCTTTAATGAGAAACTCATATGAACTATTTAAGCATTTGCCATGGACAATAGTCGACAGCGATAAGGGGAACGGGTCGTTGAAAAATGCGGTTAACATTGCAGTCGCTGAAAAGACCGTGAAGGAGCCTGTCTCCTGGATAGGTACAATGGGTATTCCTACTGATGAGATTCCTCACGAAGTTTGCCATgagatttcaaagaaattagaaaagGATTTCAATTCGTATTCAGTGGTCACTGATGATATCACGTTTAAGGGAGCTTATAAGAACTACGCCAAGCAAATCTTGTGGCCTACTCTGCATTACCAAATACCAGATAATCCCAATTCAAAGGCATTCGAAGACCATTCCTGGGACTATTACCAAAAGGTCAACCAAAAATTTGCTGATAGGATTGTCTCCGTTTACAGACCCGGTGATACTATCTGGATACATGATTATCATTTAATGCTTGTTCCACAAATGGTGAGAGAGAAACTGCCCAAGGCTAAGATTGGATTTTTCTTACACGTTTCCTTTCCGAGTAGTGAGGTGTTTAGATGTCTCGCTAACAGGGAAAGAATTCTTGAAGGTATCATTGGTGCAAACTTCGTTGGATTTCAAACCAAAGAATATAAGAGACATTTCTTGCAGACTTGTAATAGATTACTGGCCGCTGATGTCTCCAATGATGAAGTCAAATATCACTGCAAGATTGTTTCGGTAATGTATGCGCCAATCGGTATTGATTATTACCATTTGACATCTCAGTTGAGAAATAACTCTGTGCTTGAATGGCGTCAATTGATTAAGGAGAGATGGcacaataaaaaattaattgTTTGTCGTGATCAGTTTGATAGAATTAGGGGtcttcagaaaaaaatgttggCCTACGAAAGGTTTTTAGTAGAGAATCCTGAATATATCGAAAAAGTAGTTTTGATTCAAATATGTATCGGCAAGAGCTCCGATCCTGAGTATGAACGCCAAATCATGGTTGTCGTTGATAGAATCAATTCTCTGTCTTCGAATATCAGTATTTCTCAACCAGTGGTCTTTTTACACCAGGGATTAGATTTTGCTCAATATTTGGCATTGAATTGTGAAGCAGATGCATTTTTAGTAGATGCCTTAAGGGAAGGTATGAATCTAACATGTCatgaattcatcatcagttcatttgaaaaaaacgcACCTTTGCTATTATCTGAATTCACCGGTAGTTCTTCTGTCCTAAAGGAAGGTGCTATCTTAATTAATCCATGGGATATAAATCTTGTGGCGCAAAGtatcaagaaaagtttAGAAATGTCccctgaagaaaaaaggcgtagatggaaaaaattattcaaatctGTGATTGAACATGATTCGGATAATTGGATCGCCAAATGCTTTGAGTACGTAAATAATGCATGGGAGTCCAATCAAGAAACATCTACCGTTTTCAATCTTGCttcagaaaaattttgtgcTGATTACAAAGCTTCCAAGAAGCACctatttattttcaagatttcaGAACCTCCAACGTCAAGAATGCTCTCTTTGTTAAGTGAATTAAGCTCTAATAACATAGTTTATGTTTTAAGTTCATTTACCAAAAACACATTTGAAGGTTTATACAATGGTGTTCTAAACATCGGTTTGATAGCCGAAAATGGAGCTTACGTAAGAGTTAATGGGTCATGGTACAACATCGTGGAAGAGCTGGATTGGATGAAAGAAGTAGCCaagatttttgatgaaaaagtcGAAAGATTACCTGGTTCCTATTACAAGATTGCTGATTCTATGATCAGATTTCATACAGAAAACGCAGAAGACCAAGACCGTGTTCCAACCGTGATTGGTGAGGCTATCACGCATATTAACACTTTATTTGACGATAAGGATATTCATGCTTATGTACATAAGGATATTGtctttgttcaacaaaCGGGGTTGGCCTTAGCTGCTGTTGagtttttgatgaaattttacaACAGTGGCGTGAATACCACTGATAACAGTAGAATATCTCTATCAAGAACATCATCTTCGATGTATGTTGGCAATAATAAGAAGCATTTCCAAAACCGCGTGGATTTTGTTTGCATTTCCGGTTCAACATCACCTATCATCGAACCACTGTTTAAGTTAGTTAAacaagaagttgaaaagaacaatcTAAAATTTGGTTACACTATTCTTTATGGTAGTTCCAGATCTACCTATGCCAAGGAACACATCAATGGTGTTAATGAGCTTTTCACAATTCTTCATGGTTTGACAGCCGCTTAA
- the SKDI13G3910 gene encoding putative endodeoxyribonuclease (similar to Saccharomyces cerevisiae YMR262W; ancestral locus Anc_8.814): MDKLVDAHCHVFTDPDSTHGSDDGGFQGTLRCVMSSNPYDWSSLKKLAGNGLRKDNVWVGFGVHPWYSHLFYVGYRRDKLSHYQDVLEYKNEEQFSSLVQVLPEPLDLEDYISEEFDGTLVSVIGEIGLDKLFRLPTTGFYMQGEKARLTTVKVKVSHQEAVFRRFCQLARDNRRPISIHDVKCHGRLNDICNEELLPWPSVKICLHSYTGSEETLLGQWLKKFPSDRIFVSLSKFINFKNPEDGNALVRSLPPTCILTETDFPIDNPDPSYQRDLTEQLQFLNAQIAQAWDGSLDTTHTALHIYENFRKFIK; encoded by the coding sequence ATGGATAAGCTTGTTGATGCGCACTGCCACGTTTTCACTGATCCGGATAGCACACACGGCAGTGATGACGGAGGGTTCCAGGGCACGTTGCGATGCGTCATGTCATCAAACCCTTACGACTGGAGCAGTCTAAAAAAACTGGCTGGGAACGGTTTAAGGAAGGATAACGTATGGGTAGGATTTGGTGTCCATCCTTGGTACAGTCACCTGTTTTATGTGGGATATCGACGCGACAAGCTTTCTCACTACCAAGATGTACTGGAATATAAGAACGAGGAACAGTTCAGCAGCTTGGTTCAGGTGCTTCCTGAACCTCTAGATCTTGAAGATTATATAAGCGAGGAGTTTGATGGCACGTTAGTTAGCGTGATTGGAGAGATCGGCCTTGATAAGCTTTTCAGGCTTCCCACAACCGGATTCTACATGCAAGGCGAGAAGGCCAGACTAACTACAGTGAAGGTTAAAGTATCGCATCAAGAAGCGGTATTCAGGCGATTTTGCCAACTGGCAAGAGACAACCGCAGGCCTATCTCTATACACGACGTAAAATGTCATGGCAGGCTGAATGATATCTGCAACGAAGAGCTCTTGCCGTGGCCATCTGTCAAGATATGCTTGCATTCCTACACAGGGTCCGAGGAGACGCTCCTGGGCCAATGGCTCAAGAAATTCCCCTCGGATCGTATTTTTGTAAGCTTGtcaaaattcatcaacTTCAAGAACCCAGAAGACGGCAACGCCCTGGTCAGGAGCCTGCCCCCAACGTGCATACTTACGGAAACAGACTTCCCCATTGACAACCCAGATCCGTCATACCAAAGAGATCTCACAGAGCAGCTGCAGTTTCTAAACGCACAAATTGCACAAGCATGGGACGGGAGTCTGGATACCACGCACACCGCACTGCATATATACGAGAACTTCCGGAAGTTCATTAAGTAG
- the SAP30 gene encoding Sap30p (similar to Saccharomyces cerevisiae SAP30 (YMR263W); ancestral locus Anc_8.815) — translation MDSRGRTSQSGGYAHSNNNNNNNNNNNNNSNSNNNNINSSSNNGNGPVSNGRANGKQRLTAAQQQYIKNLIETHITDNHPDLRPKSHPMDFEEYTDAFLRRYKDHFQLDVPDSLTLQGYLLGSELGAKTYSYRRNTQEKHDKRIHKKDLANVVRRHFDEHSIKETDCIPQFIYKVKNQKKKFKMEFRG, via the coding sequence ATGGATTCGAGAGGAAGGACTTCCCAGAGTGGTGGTTACGCACAcagcaacaataacaacaacaacaacaataataataataataacagcaatagtaacaataataacattAATAGCAGTAGCAACAACGGAAACGGGCCTGTCTCTAACGGAAGAGCTAACGGAAAGCAAAGACTCACAGCAGCACAGCAACAGTACATCAAGAATCTCATAGAGACGCATATCACCGACAACCACCCTGATTTGCGCCCCAAGAGCCATCCGATGGATTTCGAAGAGTATACAGATGCATTCCTGAGAAGGTACAAGGACCACTTTCAATTGGACGTCCCCGACAGCCTAACACTGCAGGGATACCTTTTGGGCTCCGAACTGGGCGCAAAGACATATTCATACAGAAGGAACACCCAGGAGAAGCACGATAAAAGAATACACAAGAAGGACCTGGCCAATGTGGTGAGAAGGCATTTCGATGAGCATTCCATTAAAGAGACTGACTGCATACCGCAATTCATATATAAGGTGAAAaaccagaagaaaaaattcaagatggAATTTCGGGGCTGA
- the CUE1 gene encoding Cue1p (similar to Saccharomyces cerevisiae CUE1 (YMR264W) and CUE4 (YML101C); ancestral locus Anc_8.816): protein MEDSRLLITLVLVFGVIFLRKFFQSNQHPSAQRLSTTGVNAHGRPQGPTQSALRRTNRANGGHPVTTQMVETVQNLAPNLHPEQIRYSLENTGSVEETVEKYLRGDEFSFPPGFEPSRAAIGANGAATNNNAAAGGEFNDPRKKNMICAENLLDKFHVNPNEDMSHMNFEDLDIEERKKLLVWQARKNLETKLQNDKDLQSLLA from the coding sequence ATGGAGGATTCGAGATTGCTTATCACTCTGGTTCTGGTGTTCGGGGTTATATTTCTgagaaaattctttcaaagtaaTCAGCATCCCTCAGCACAACGCTTGTCCACTACGGGAGTTAACGCACATGGACGTCCTCAGGGCCCCACGCAGAGTGCTCTGAGAAGGACGAATAGAGCCAACGGGGGTCATCCCGTGACGACCCAGATGGTGGAGACAGTGCAGAACCTTGCCCCCAACTTACACCCTGAGCAAATTAGATATAGTTTGGAAAACACAGGTTCAGTGGAAGAAACTGTGGAAAAATACCTGCGTGGCGATGAATTTAGTTTCCCACCCGGGTTTGAACCTTCCAGAGCGGCAATTGGCGCCAACGGTGCGGCTACCAATAACAACGCTGCCGCTGGGGGAGAATTCAACGACCctagaaagaagaatatgataTGTGCCGAGAACCTGCTGGATAAATTCCATGTGAACCCCAACGAAGACATGAGTCACATGAACTTTGAAGATCTGGACATCgaagagagaaagaaattgttGGTTTGGCAGGCCAGGAAGAATCTAGAAACGAAACTGCAAAATGATAAGGATTTGCAAAGTTTGTTGGCTTAA